The following proteins are encoded in a genomic region of Burkholderia cepacia:
- a CDS encoding hydroxymethylglutaryl-CoA reductase, degradative yields the protein MPTDSALPNFRSLTPEQRLSHLSRAVGLDDAEYALLAKPGALPLDTANGMIENVIGTFELPMAVAGYFRINDRDVIVPMAVEEPSIVAAASYMAKLSRVAGGFRTSSSGPLMRAQVQVIGVGDPYGARLAILRHAAELIALANSRDKVLVGLGGGCRDIEVHVFPDTPRGAMVVAHLIVDVRDAMGANTVNTMAETVATRIEAITGGQVRLRILSNLADLRLARAEVRYSAATLATDAYSGEDVIDRVIDAYVFAATDPYRAATHNKGIMNGIDPVVVATGNDWRAVEAGAHAYASRSGRYTSLTTWEKAANGDLVGTIEMPMPVGLVGGATKTHPLARLALKIMNVTSAQELGEIAVAVGLAQNLGALRALATEGIQRGHMALHARNIAVAAGATGADIDRIAQQMVAAKDVRTDFAVELLAGRSGG from the coding sequence ATGCCGACCGATTCCGCCTTGCCGAACTTCCGCTCGCTCACGCCCGAGCAACGTCTGTCCCACCTGTCCCGCGCCGTCGGGCTCGACGATGCCGAGTACGCGCTGCTCGCGAAACCCGGCGCGCTGCCGCTCGATACCGCGAACGGGATGATCGAGAACGTGATCGGCACGTTCGAGCTGCCGATGGCCGTGGCCGGTTACTTCCGGATCAATGACCGTGACGTGATCGTGCCGATGGCCGTCGAGGAGCCGTCGATCGTTGCGGCCGCCTCGTACATGGCGAAACTGTCCCGCGTGGCCGGCGGCTTCCGCACGTCGAGCAGCGGCCCGCTGATGCGCGCGCAGGTGCAGGTGATCGGCGTCGGCGATCCGTACGGCGCGCGGCTCGCGATCCTGCGGCACGCGGCCGAGCTGATCGCACTCGCGAACAGCCGCGACAAGGTGCTCGTCGGTCTCGGCGGCGGCTGCCGCGACATCGAGGTTCATGTATTCCCCGACACGCCGCGCGGCGCGATGGTCGTCGCGCACCTGATCGTCGACGTGCGCGACGCGATGGGCGCGAACACGGTGAACACGATGGCCGAAACCGTCGCAACGCGGATCGAAGCGATTACCGGGGGCCAGGTACGGTTGCGGATACTGTCCAACCTGGCGGATCTCCGGTTGGCGCGTGCAGAGGTACGGTACTCGGCCGCCACGCTTGCGACCGACGCCTATTCCGGCGAAGACGTGATCGACCGCGTGATCGACGCGTACGTGTTCGCGGCGACCGACCCGTACCGCGCGGCGACACACAACAAGGGCATCATGAACGGCATCGATCCGGTCGTGGTCGCGACCGGCAACGACTGGCGCGCGGTCGAGGCCGGCGCGCATGCGTACGCGAGCCGCAGCGGTCGCTATACGTCGCTGACCACGTGGGAGAAGGCCGCCAACGGCGATCTCGTCGGCACGATCGAGATGCCGATGCCGGTCGGGCTCGTCGGCGGCGCGACGAAGACGCATCCGCTCGCGCGTCTCGCGCTGAAGATCATGAACGTGACGTCCGCACAGGAACTCGGTGAAATTGCGGTCGCGGTCGGGCTTGCGCAGAATCTCGGTGCGCTGCGTGCGCTCGCGACCGAAGGCATCCAGCGTGGCCACATGGCGCTGCATGCGCGCAACATCGCCGTCGCGGCGGGTGCGACCGGCGCGGACATCGACCGGATCGCGCAGCAGATGGTCGCGGCGAAAGACGTGCGCACCGACTTCGCGGTCGAGTTGCTCGCGGGCCGCAGCGGCGGCTGA
- a CDS encoding PLP-dependent aminotransferase family protein codes for MKQRAKASLSGAMADNLARQIEEGVLPAGAKLPSIREYAEASGCSKNTVISAFEMLAADGLIEPRRGSGFFVTRRAVAAPEIDEPSSLDRAMDIVWLMREQLHVKPDVLNLGEGFPPIEWLEETRLNQYQQRIMRTSAASLFRYGSRFGYLPLRQSLQQKLAGYEIEAPPAQIVLTHGANQAMDLVLRYFVRPGDTVLVDDPGYYPLFGKLKLSGANIVGVPREIDGPDVAKLAELIAEYRPKLFFTQSVGHNPTATDTSAAKAHRILQLADAHDLIIVEDDALADLRPRSLTRIATLDQLRRTIYIGSFSKSVSAALRVGFLACNAALASDLADVKMLTHVSSSEYCERTLDAIVSDGHFLRHTNHLQEKLRRATGTALDALGRLGAEVYRPCDQNLYLWAALPGWPDSMQLAQAMLERGVILAPGAVFSPQADRPSKYCRFNVAYLADKRFAQALSAVA; via the coding sequence ATGAAACAGCGTGCAAAAGCCAGCCTGTCTGGCGCGATGGCGGACAATCTCGCCAGACAGATCGAGGAAGGCGTGTTGCCGGCCGGCGCGAAGCTGCCTTCCATCAGGGAATACGCTGAGGCGTCCGGTTGCTCGAAGAACACCGTGATCAGCGCGTTCGAGATGCTCGCGGCCGACGGCCTGATCGAGCCGCGCCGCGGCTCCGGCTTCTTCGTCACGCGCCGCGCCGTGGCCGCCCCCGAGATCGACGAGCCGAGCTCGCTCGACCGCGCGATGGACATCGTGTGGCTGATGCGTGAGCAACTACATGTGAAGCCCGACGTGCTCAATCTCGGCGAAGGTTTCCCGCCGATCGAGTGGCTCGAGGAAACGCGGCTGAACCAGTACCAGCAGCGCATCATGCGCACGAGCGCCGCGTCGCTGTTCCGCTATGGCAGCCGCTTCGGCTACCTGCCGCTGCGCCAGTCGCTGCAGCAGAAGCTCGCCGGCTACGAGATCGAGGCGCCGCCCGCGCAGATCGTGCTCACGCATGGCGCGAACCAGGCGATGGACCTCGTGCTGCGCTACTTCGTGCGCCCCGGCGACACCGTGCTCGTCGACGATCCCGGCTACTACCCGCTGTTCGGCAAGCTGAAGCTGAGCGGCGCGAATATCGTCGGCGTGCCGCGCGAAATCGACGGCCCCGACGTCGCGAAACTGGCCGAACTGATTGCCGAATACCGGCCGAAGCTGTTCTTCACGCAATCGGTCGGGCACAACCCGACCGCGACCGATACGAGCGCGGCCAAGGCGCACCGCATTTTGCAGCTCGCCGACGCGCACGACCTGATCATCGTCGAGGACGATGCACTCGCCGACCTGCGGCCGCGCTCGCTCACGCGCATCGCGACGCTCGACCAGCTGCGCCGGACCATCTATATCGGCAGTTTCTCGAAATCGGTGTCGGCTGCGCTGCGGGTCGGCTTCCTGGCGTGCAACGCCGCGCTTGCCAGCGATCTCGCCGACGTGAAGATGCTGACGCATGTCAGCAGCTCGGAATACTGCGAGCGCACGCTCGACGCGATCGTCAGCGACGGCCACTTCCTCAGGCATACGAATCATCTGCAGGAGAAGCTGCGGCGCGCGACCGGCACTGCGCTCGATGCGCTCGGTCGTCTCGGTGCGGAGGTCTATCGGCCCTGTGACCAGAACCTGTATCTGTGGGCCGCGCTGCCCGGCTGGCCCGATTCGATGCAGCTTGCGCAGGCGATGCTCGAGCGTGGCGTGATCCTCGCGCCCGGTGCGGTGTTTTCGCCGCAGGCCGATCGGCCGTCGAAATATTGCCGGTTCAATGTCGCGTATCTCGCGGACAAGCGGTTTGCGCAGGCGTTGAGTGCGGTTGCGTAG